The Arachis ipaensis cultivar K30076 chromosome B05, Araip1.1, whole genome shotgun sequence nucleotide sequence ttttattttccttctcttttaaggaaattataaattataaatatgaaaAGGATTGAGAAATTTGGTACATAATTTTTTTGGTCTAAACTGTCTTTTATTTCTATGAAATAAAATActtattattttgattaatttCATATGTATTACTATTACTATAATAtacatttaataaattttaataacgaTACATGATACATATACAACTTGTTATAATAAGAACATAACATCTTTGATTCTTAACAATTCTCACATgttttttttagtatatttttgtgtCTAACATTTTTTAAATTGTATAAAAAAATTGTAATAGTTAAtatgattgaattttattttgaatgtttaaaataagttttaattataataaagaaaTTTCAGATAATCAAAAagagaataagaagaaaaagaatacaAATCACGCCTAAAGAGCATAGATCAATTGAATACAAGCATATTTATTTATAGGGAATGAATATTGATCCTAATTTTTCacacttaataataataataataatatttggaTTCAAACAGACATTACACAGATCAACTGAATACAAGCATATTTTTTTATGGGAAATCAATAATTGATCTCAATTTTTcacacataataataataatatttggaTTCAAACAAACATTACACAGGTATTATAATGGAATTGGAATTTGTTTTGCATAACTTAACACCTGGGGATCTATTAATAGGACATCGAATATATCCTGCTAAATTAGCATCAAGGCAGAGACGAATCTCGGACAATAACACATCACTCTGATCTTGGTCGCACACAAGTTCGGGTTCAACTTGATTAGTCTTGGTCTTTTTTGttgccaaaattttttttattgcattGACAATGTCAATGCGACTATAAGTTTGAGTTCCATCTGGAATTATTCCAACATTCTTAAATTCGGCTAGAATGTCCAAATTATTTGTAATAGATACAGCCTCTCCAAAATATTTAGATTGAGCAAACCTTTCAGCGCTACACGATCCGTGTTTTTCCCATTGCTCCGTCCAAAAATCCATATTCGATTTTCGTGGTTGTAGACTTGGCCAATAATGGTCTAAGCGTAACTGACGTTGCAATGTCGCTGTCTAcgaaaataaatcataaaaataattaataattaatttattatgtaacAAGATAAATGAAAATAGATAAAAGTCTAATTAATTAACTCACCATCAAATTTTGGTCAAAATGATACTCCGGCTTTTTATCAGCACAATTTTCTGGCCAAGGAAGCGAGAAATTTGTAGGCCAAAGACCGTGTATTGTGAAATGCTGTGGGAGGTTTGTCATCATCCTTCCAGGTGCACGGATACGAGTAAAGGTTGTTGGCCAAACAAGGGCAAGTTTAAAATATTCATAAGAGGCATTCGTGAGATGAACCGAGGATGCAAGCAGGATAacgtgaaaaacaatgaaaagtgAGTTCATATTGGAAGTTTAGAAAGTTTAGAGGGTTTTGGAGGGAAGGGAGCGAGTTGCAGAAAGCGATGGTTGTTCtcctccctccctccctccctNNNNNNNNNNNNNNNNNNNNNNNNNNNNNNNNNNNNNNNNNNNNNNNNNNNNNNNNNNNNNNNNNNNNNNNNNNNNNNNNNNNNNNNNNNNNNNNNNNNNNNNNNNNNNNNNNNNNNNNNNNNNNNNNNNNNNNNNNNNNNNNNNNNNNNNNNNNNNNNNNNNNNNNNNNNNNNNNNNNNNNNNNNNNNNNNNNNNNNNNNNNNNNNNNNNNNNNNNNNNNNNNNNNNNNNNNNNNNNNNNNNNNNNNNNNNNNNNNNNNNNNNNNNNNNNNNNNNNNNNNNNNNNNNNNNNNNNNNNNNNNNNNNNNNNNNNNNNNNNNNNNNNNNNNNNNNNNNNNNNNNNNNNNNNNNNNNNNNNNNNNNNNNNNNNNNNNNNNNNNNNNNNNNNNNNNNNNNNNNNNNNNNNNNNNNNNNNNNNNNNNNNNNNNNNNNNNNNNNNNNNNNNNNNNNNNNNNNNNNNNNNNNNNNNNNNNNNNNNNNNNNNNNNNNNNNNNNNNNNNNNNNNNNNNNNNNNNNNNNNNNNNNNNNNNNNNNNNNNNNNNNNNNNNNNNNNNNNNNNNNNNNNNNNNNNNNNNNNNNNNNNNNNNNNNNNNNNNNNNNNNNNNNNNNNNNNNNNNNNNNNNNNNNNNNNNNNNNNNNNNNNNNNNNNNNNNNNNNNNNNNNNNNNNNNNNNNNNNNNNNNNNNNNNNNNNNNNNNNNNNNNNNNNNNNNNNNNNNNNNNNNNNNNNNNNNNNNNNNNNNNNNNNNNNNNNNNNNNNNNNNNNNNNNNNNNNNNNNNNNNNNNNNNNNNNNNNNNNNNNNNNNNNNNNNNNNNNNNNNNNNNNNNNNNNNNNNNNNNNNNNNNNNNNNNNNNNNNNNNNNNNNNNNNNNNNNNNNNNNNNNNNNNNNNNNNNNNNNNNNNNNNNNNNNNNNNNNNNNNNNNNNNNNNNNNNNNNNNNNNNNNNNNNNNNNNNNNNNNNNNNNNNNNNNNNNNNNNNNNNNNNNNNNNNNNNNNNNNNNNNNNNNNNNNNNNNNNNNNNNNNNNNNNNNNNNNNNNNNNNNNNNNNNNNNNNTTCACAGAAACTTAAGCTTGAAATGATTAAAAAAGATGTATATAAAGTTTCTGTAGCGTACTATATCACTGATGGAATATGGGAACTGGGAAGAGTATGTAAACTTTTCAACATGAAaagttgaaaaataattttaatatttatatgtgAGAATAATATTTATGGTAGGTTATCTGAAAGTTGGCCTTCTTGTGGAAGCGTTTAATTTATTCAACCAAATGCAGCATCAGAGTACTGACTACTAACATAGAATTTATTGTATTTCTAAATCTTATATCTAGTTGTATACAAGTAGGAGATCTCTTATTAAAGAGGAGTACATTGAAAATTTGCTAATAACCATGTATGCAAAATGATCTGCTAGAAGGGTATTTGATTTGTAGAGGTTGCCAATAAAATATTAATAGAGACAGAATTGAATATGAACTTATTTGAGAAATATAGAAACGGATACTAGAAAATTATTTGAGAAATTAGAGTTtgcataattttaaaataattaacaaTGTTAGATAATCTTTTAATTGTCATgtcattttttttgttagttaatTAAGTATTTTCTATCAACAAAAATAACAGTATTTGACATTGATTATTTCTGTTaaacttaataatttttttaaattatttttctcaacATTAGAATGTTTTGATTTTGAgtatcatttttaaaatttattctttAAAACTATATAAAGTCATTAGTTTTATCTAATGGTGTAAGAATTCATCAAATTCCGTTTTTCAGTCTCATCAAGTTTGAGtcatgaaaataaaaagtaaggGAAAGAAAAAACTAATGTACAAAACATTATCATAATTTAGTTATTACCTACAACTACAAACTCCTACCCTCTTAGAAAATAGCAAAAGAAACTGAAATtgattggtaaaaaaaaataaaaaaaaaaaaactaccccCTTCTTTCTATCTCTCTGGTTAACTACAAAACTTTACATTTCTCAGAATTTGGACCCAAGGGAACTGAAATATTTTGTTATTATGCCGGAGTAAGAAGTTGAAAGCTAACCAAAAGGGTAGTTAATTTAGTTAATGAAGCGAATTTACTACAAGGTTGTTGGTGTAGGGTGTTGTGTGAAGAAGTTGAAGTCATGGTGATAAAAATTGAGCTGTTTCAACCATGAATCTGCAGCACTGTACAGATATGATATCCTTTCATATTCACATGGCTCTGGATTCAGCCATAGATCTTCTTGCATCTTGTAGGTAGCTAGACCGAAAGGCGGCACAGAAATGCTGCCGCCACCACTGCTTCCGTTCTTGTTCTTGCATTTGTTTCCTTCAGTGCTTCCCCAACCACACCACCAATATATGTCTTTCTCTGTGTCAATGTTGTCACTTTCTGTTTCACAATCTGCAGACACATGTAAGAAATTGTGTTAAGATTTTGGCGAGGATTCGATCATGCCTGGTTTCACAACAATTGCGTAGGAGCGAGTCTCCATTTTGGTTCTTGAAATTGTGTACATGCTTTACTTTAGCGTATGAAATTAAGAAAGTAATTATTTGGTTCCTGGAATTGTATAGCGTGATTCAATTTTAGGaattaaattgttaatttttctaaatgaaagatttttgaagtgAAAAGTCATGTAAGTACACAACTCTAAGGACCAAAATGAACATTCACTCAATTATGTAAATCAAACTAAATAACTTTGTCACTCTTGATCCAAAACAATGCATGGACACAATAAACATCATGTCTAGTATCATAATTTTCATTTGTGTAAAAAGTTCCTCGATTCTTCCTATTTCACAGTTGAGAAAACATGAAAGATGCAATCTACCACCTATTCCTAAGTGTTACCTTGAAAAGATGAGGACAATGTTTGATAAGTGAGGAAGCATGCTTCTAAGTCCTTGTCATTTTTTTGACTCGGAATGGTGTAAATCGGGTACCTATTTAACATAGATTTAACTTCTTATTGAAAATAGTGTTAAGAAGACGATGTAGAAATCACaactataaaaataattataatttaccAACAGAGCATTTTTTTATCGACAGTAAGAAATAAAATGGCCTGATGGGAAAATCACATGAATTATGCTAACCATGAAACCGCCATCCAAGTTGCCGGCGAAAGCTGAACACTTTTGAATGTCATTAGTGCCGGATGGGTTCTAGCCAACTCGGGAATCTGAAACAAGAAACAAGAAACAATCACAAGTTATGCATTGCTAATATCTGACATGATCAACAAATCAGCAACAGAAATCAGAGTCTGATCTCTACTTTTTTGTTCTCATTTTCTCATGGTCCTCTCATCGCTCATCCTCTTTCAGCAAATCAAACAACTTTTCCCTCTTCCCGATTTTCTTCTGTTCAGATGGACTAACTTAGCTTGTTTATCCATAAGCAGAGAATAGAGTGTTTGTGGTTCATAGACAGTAATATCCTCCGATCCGTCTTCTCTTCACGTGTTTCATCTCTCTTCCCATTCTGTATGGAAGATGCTGGAAGTTCTTCTAAATCCTCAGTTTCTTGCATTGTATAAATCTCTAGAAAAGGTGTTGACTGTTGGTCAAAACTTTGGCTGCTCTTTAATACTATTGGactagaagaagatgatgatcgTCCGAAAATATTCAAACGATTGCAGGCATTGTATCAAGAAAAAGTCTagagggccagcaactttgttaaattctagccagcatgtaaccagcaaagaaaagtgagtcattggatgaaatctcacatcaatctcgtaccattaaaatcatcattgatggctatttgatggctataaatcacaaaagttgttggccccctagcattcctcttgtATCAATATTATTATTAGGAGACCACTTTAATAAAGacattaaaaatatcttttttaaaagacGTTTACATGTGTTATGTTATTATTGAACATTTTTATTAAAtcagttaataatttattttttaataaattgaaagaaaattgGTTTATTATAGCAACACTAATAAACCCAATTGTctgtattataattattagatccgATTTGATCGATGGAATTACACAATCTAAACCAAATATCTTTAAATTAtttgataaaaagataaatatatctcGGACTTTTCTTTGTGGACATTTAAatccctaaaaatttaaaaatataattagatccCTAGAAAAATtggatttattgttattgttataaaaaaatcggttttattctaacttgttaaaaaatttaaaaataaccaaTTCATTAATACATCCAATAATAATGCGACACGTAACGTCTTTACAAGAAGACATTTTACGCGTCTTTATGGGAGCattcccttattattattattaaaaagtgAAAATTCATATACAATTTTGTCTTAACGGTAAAATTGATATGTAAGAATAATtagataatttgataaatttaattaaattattatctaactatttttttaattattaatttaatataaatataattgtatGNNNNNNNNNNNNNNNNNNNNNNNNNNNNNNNNNNNNNNNNNNNNNNNNNNNNNNNNNNNNNNNNNNNNNNNNNNNNNNNNNNNNNNNNNNNNNNNNNNNNNNNNNNNNNNNNNNNNNNNNNNNNNNNNNNNNNNNNNNNNNNNNNNNNNNNNNNNNNNNNNNNNNNNNNNNNNNNNNNNNNNNNNNNNNNNNNNNNNNNNNNNNNNNNNNNNNNNNNNNNNNNNNNNNNNNNNNNNNNNNNNNNNNNNNNNNNNNNNNNNNNNNNNNNNNNNNNNNNNNNNNNNNNNNNNNNNNNNNNNNNNNNNNNNNNNNNNNNNNNNNNNNNNNNNNNNNNNNNNNNNNNNNNNNNNNNNNNNNNNNNNNNNNNNNNNNNNNNNNNNNNNNNNNNNNNNNNNNNNNNNNNNNNNNNNNNNNNNNNNNNNNNNNNNNNNNNNNNNNNNNNNNNNNNNNNNNNNNNNNNNNNNNNNNNNNNNNNNNNNNNNNNNNNNNNNNNNNNNNNNNNNNNNNNNNNNNNNNNNNNNNNNNNNNNNNNNNNNNNNNNNNNNNNNNNNNNNNNNNNNNNNNNNNNNNNNNNNNNNNNNNNNNNNNNNNNNNNNNNNNNNNNNNNNNNNNNNNNNNNNNNNNNNNNNNNNNNNNNNNNNNNNNNNNNNNNNNNNNNNNNNNNNNNNNNNNNNNNNNNNNNNNNNNNNNNNNNNNNNNNNNNNNNNNNNNNNNNNNNNNNNNNNNNNNNNNNNNNNNNNNNNNNNNNNNNNNNNNNNNNNNNNNNNNNNNNNNNNNNNNNNNNNNNNNNNNNNNNNNNNNNNNNNNNNNNNNNNNNNNNNNNNNNNNNNNNNNNNNNNNNNNNNNNNNNNNNNNNNNNNNNNNNNNNNNNNNNNNNNNNNNNNNNNNNNNNNNNNNNNNNNNNNNNNNNNNNNNNNNNNNNNNNNNNNNNNNNNNNNNNNNNNNNNNNNNNNNNNNNNNNNNNNNNNNNNNNNNNNNNNNNNNNNNNNNNNNNNNNNNNNNNNNNNNNNNNNNNNNNNNNNNNNNNNNNNNNNNNNNNNNNNNNNNNNNNNNNNNNNNNNNNNNNNNNNNNNNNNNNNNNNNNNNNNNNNNNNNNNNNNNNNNNNNNNNNNNNNNNNNNNNNNNNNNNNNNNNNNNNNNNNNNNNNNNNNNNNNNNNNNNNNNNNNNNNNNNNNNNNNNNNNNNNNNNNNNNNNNNNNNNNNNNNNNNNNNNNNNNNNNNNNNNNNNNNNNNNNNNNNNNNNNNNNNNNNNNNNNNNNNNNNNNNNNNNNNNNNNNNNNNNNNNNNNNNNNNNNNNNNNNNNNNNNNNNNNNNNNNNNNNNNNNNNNNNNNNNNNNNNNNNNNNNNNNNNNNNNNNNNNNNNNNNNNNNNNNNNNNNNNNNNNNNNNNNNNNNNNNNNNNNNNNNNNNNNNNNNNNNNNNNNNNNNNNNNNNNNNNNNNNNNNNNNNNNNNNNNNNNNNNNNNNNNNNNNNNNNNNNNNNNNNNNNNNNNNNNNNNNNNNNNNNNNNNNNNNNNNNNNNNNNNNNNNNNNNNNNNNNNNNNNNNNNNNNNNNNNNNNNNNNNNNNNNNNNNNNNNNNNNNNNNNNNNNNNNNNNNNNNNNNNNNNNNNNNNNNNNNNNNNNNNNNNNNNNNNNNNNNNNNNNNNNNNNNNNNNNNNNNNNNNNNNNNNNNNNNNNNNNNNNNNNNNNNNNNNNNNNNNNNNNNNNNNNNNNNNNNNNNNNNNNNNNNNNNNNNNNNNNNNNNNNNNNNNNNNNNNNNNNNNNNNNNNNNNNNNNNNNNNNNNNNNNNNNNNNNNNNNNNNNNNNNNNNNNNNNNNNNNNNNNNNNNNNNNNNNNNNNNNNNNNNNNNNNNNNNNNNNNNNNNNNNNNNNNNNNNNNNNNNNNNNNNNNNNNNNNNNNNNNNNNNNNNNNNNNNNNNNNNNNNNNNNNNNNNNNNNNNNNNNNNNNNNNNNNNNNNNNNNNNNNNNNNNNNNNNNNNNNNNNNNNNNNNNNNNNNNNNNNNNNNNNNNNNNNNNNNNNNNNNNNNNNNNNNNNNNNNNNNNNNNNNNNNNNNNNNNNNNNNNNNNNNNNNNNNNNNNNNNNNNNNNNNNNNNNNNNNNNNNNNNNNNNNNNNNNNNNNNNNNNNNNNNNNNNNNNNNNNNNNNNNNNNNNNNNNNNNNNNNNNNNNNNNNNNNNNNNNNNNNNNNNNNNNNNNNNNNNNNNNNNNNNNNNNNNNNNNNNNNNNNNNNNNNNNNNNNNNNNNNNNNNNNNNNNNNNNNNNNNNNNNNNNNNNNNNNNNNNNNNNNNNNNNNNNNNNNNNNNNNNNNNNNNNNNNNNNNNNNNNNNNNNNNNNNNNNNNNNNNNNNNNNNNNNNNNNNNNNNNNNNNNNNNNNNNNNNNNNNNNNNNNNNNNNNNNNNNNNNNNNNNNNNNNNNNNNNNNNNNNNNNNNNNNNNNNNNNNNNNNNNNNNNNNNNNNNNNNNNNNNNNNNNNNNNNNNNNNNNNNNNNNNNNNNNNNNNNNNNNNNNNNNNNNNNNNNNNNNNNNNNNNNNNNNNNNNNNNNNNNNNNNNNNNNNNNNNNNNNNNNNNNNNNNNNNNNNNNNNNNNNNNNNNNNNNNNNNNNNNNNNNNNNNNNNNNNNNNNNNNNNNNNNNNNNNNNNNNNNNNNNNNNNNNNNNNNNNNNNNNNNNNNNNNNNNNNNNNNNNNNNNNNNNNNNNNNNNNNNNNNNNNNNNNNNNNNNNNNNNNNNNNNNNNNNNNNNNNNNNNNNNNNNNNNNNNNNNNNNNNNNNNNNNNNNNNNNNNNNNNNNNNNNNNNNNNNNNNNNNNNNNNNNNNNNNNNNNNNNNNNNNNNNNNNNNNNNNNNNNNNNNNNNNNNNNNNNNNNNNNNNNNNNNNNNNNNNNNNNNNNNNNNNNNNNNNNNNNNNNNNNNNNNNNNNNNNNNNNNNNNNNNNNNNNNATATAAGTATTACTTTTTTgtctcatttttattttgtgtgcGTGTTACATTTTTCTTTAAGTtagaaatattttaaaattagtaTAACCTGTTAAAATGatttaattacaaatttacaTAAGTAGTTATCGATTAAaactttttaatataattaaacatTTTATGTTACATTAACTCATCAAGCATAAATATTGCAAGAAAGGGACTCAGAAAAAGTtgttgtatttattaaattttttcaaCACTTTTGCATCAAGATTCTGCTAGCAACTGTAACCAACAGAATTCATCACAAGAAAAACTATGATGATTATTCATTCAACCCTACCTTTTCCATGCACgagataattattaataatttcatATGCAGATTAAACTACGGATCTAATTACATTATTGTAAGAACTAGACTCTACGAACACAATGTCAAAGGCCTCACCCTCAGTGAGATTCAAACGCCTTCCACCTTCACCATTATCAAACCTTCCAATATCCAAACAAGTTGGTGAACCAGCAACACAGAACACAAGCTTGTACCCGAATTTGTATTTCTTAATGCTGAATGTGCCCGGGAAAGTTTGCTGGCCAGGGTGGTCCTCAGGACCACCAATGCCCACGCAAGCTTTCGCGATTTCATTGTCTACAAAGACAATCCATTTCGATGAATCCACGCATTTTGGCTTCTTTGTGAACTCTATTTCCAGTGGAGTACCCTCGTAGATTTCGAGGATACCCACTCCTGAAATAGTAAATTTCACAGAGATGCCATTGACAACCTCAGAATAATCTTGAAGCACAGTAACTGGACATTTTGAGTTTCCGGTTGTGGCGAGCTTTACTCCGCCCCCCGGTGGGCCGACTATGGCCGGCAAAATGTAGTACTCGCGACCGGGGAAAATGGGGTTGCCATTTGAGTCCAGAACTTGTTGAGCAAAGGCCAAGGGAAAagcaaaaaagagaaagagaggaacTAGGGCTGGCTTCATTGCGTCAatactaaatattaaataattgatTGAAAGAAATCTATTGATGAGGTTTGTTTGTGACTTGTGTTGTGGAGTTTGAAGCCTCTCAAGTATTAACTCTATTTATAGATAGAAGAATCCAAGATGGCAAAAGCTAATAAGGAACATGCATACTTGTGGTGTAGCTAAGTATGCAACCTATCTTTGTCAAGTTGTATTTGTTTTCACTTCAATATGTACCAATTAATTAACCCATCTTGATAATCATCAATCTTAATGTATCTACGGGAGTGTATTCTCTCCAGTGGAAAAAAAATTGGATGATATCCAGTGGAAGATCTCATTTTTTATTACATTCTCTCTCTcatttatttttggtcccacttGTAGAATTAAAGGTGGGAGATTAAAATTTTTATCTCATTTCCATGTATCTACATTGCATGTATCTTATTTAATAATAgtttaagtttttttaataaataatttcgTATGATATNNNNNNNNNNNNNNNNNNNNNNNNNNNNNNNNNNNNNNNNNNNNNNNNNNNNNNNNNNNNNNNNNNNNNNNNNNNNNNNNNNNNNNNNNNNNNNNNNNNNNNNNNNNNNNNNNNNNNNNNNNNNNNNNNNNNNNNNNNNNNNACGCTTTAAAAGTGGCTGTATAAAGAAATAtgctaaatatataattatttatataacttAAGTTTTTGGGGTTTTTTGGATTAAGTGGTTTATGTGCAAGTTAATAACATTTGATCAATTAATAATAAAAGTACTACTTAAATTATTGCTGGTTCATGCTCCGCGAGGTGTAATAACTAACAACAGAATATTAAAATTCATGAATATTTTATTCTTCCACGTTGAGCACGACCAATTAGTTTTATATCGGTGATGTATATGTCTCTGTCTCATTTATATGGT carries:
- the LOC107642191 gene encoding uncharacterized protein LOC107642191, whose protein sequence is MTFKSVQLSPATWMAVSWYPIYTIPSQKNDKDLEACFLTYQTLSSSFQDCETESDNIDTEKDIYWWCGWGSTEGNKCKNKNGSSGGGSISVPPFGLATYKMQEDLWLNPEPCEYERISYLYSAADSWLKQLNFYHHDFNFFTQHPTPTTL
- the LOC107642190 gene encoding ribonuclease S-7-like — translated: MNSLFIVFHVILLASSVHLTNASYEYFKLALVWPTTFTRIRAPGRMMTNLPQHFTIHGLWPTNFSLPWPENCADKKPEYHFDQNLMTATLQRQLRLDHYWPSLQPRKSNMDFWTEQWEKHGSCSAERFAQSKYFGEAVSITNNLDILAEFKNVGIIPDGTQTYSRIDIVNAIKKILATKKTKTNQVEPELVCDQDQSDVLLSEIRLCLDANLAGYIRCPINRSPGVKLCKTNSNSIIIPV
- the LOC107644662 gene encoding kunitz-type trypsin inhibitor-like 2 protein, whose product is MKPALVPLFLFFAFPLAFAQQVLDSNGNPIFPGREYYILPAIVGPPGGGVKLATTGNSKCPVTVLQDYSEVVNGISVKFTISGVGILEIYEGTPLEIEFTKKPKCVDSSKWIVFVDNEIAKACVGIGGPEDHPGQQTFPGTFSIKKYKFGYKLVFCVAGSPTCLDIGRFDNGEGGRRLNLTEGEAFDIVFVESSSYNNVIRSVV